The Candidatus Cloacimonadota bacterium genome includes a region encoding these proteins:
- a CDS encoding ORF6N domain-containing protein produces the protein MKKELTIANDIQNLIYRVRQKQIMLDRDIAKLYGVETKQINRAVKRNINRFPKEFMFQLNSKEWSNLKFQFGTSSSHGGR, from the coding sequence ATGAAAAAAGAATTAACGATAGCAAATGATATACAAAATTTAATATATCGCGTGAGACAGAAGCAAATTATGCTGGATCGTGATATAGCTAAATTGTATGGTGTAGAAACAAAGCAGATCAATAGAGCAGTGAAAAGAAATATTAATCGATTCCCCAAAGAATTTATGTTTCAGCTAAACTCAAAAGAATGGTCAAACTTGAAGTTCCAATTTGGCACCTCAAGTTCTCACGGCGGCAGAA